One Pyrus communis chromosome 13, drPyrComm1.1, whole genome shotgun sequence genomic window carries:
- the LOC137712070 gene encoding 4-coumarate--CoA ligase-like 9 isoform X2, with amino-acid sequence MVKPSTMAEESAANLRRWIDPKSGYCSHTKTFHSLRPPVPLPPLSQPLSLTQFTLSLLQSSTAKPTTSVLIDAASGRHVSYQTFLSQIHSLTLSLQSLALSKGHVAFILSPTSLHVPVLYFSLLALGVVVSPANPIGSESEIAHQVRLTQPAIAFATSATANKLAKGDDKIRTIILLDSPEFLSMLDRDGSSVTQSDTSVEVNQTDPAAILFSSGTTGRVKGVMLTHRNFIALIAGIHAFRREPDPTLPDGQAVLLFTLPLFHVFGFCMVVGAVATGETLVLMERFEFEAMLRAVERHKISYMPVSPPLIVALAKSELAQKYDLSSLRFLGCGGAPLSKEVVDRFCERFPSMEIGQGYALTETGGGGTRMIDSEECSRRASVGRLAENMEAKIADPETGEALPPGKSGELWLRGPTIMKGYVGDDRATAEILDEDGWLTTGDLCYFDDEGFLYIVDRLKELIKYKAYQVPPAELEHILQSHPDVVDAAVIPYPDENAGQIPMAYAVRKPGSNITEAQVMDFVAKQVAPYKKIRRVAFINFIPKSPSGKILRRELVTHALSTGSSKL; translated from the exons ATGGTGAAACCTTCAACAATGGCGGAGGAATCAGCAGCAAATCTCAGACGTTGGATCGACCCGAAGAGCGGCTACTGCTCACATACCAAGACATTCCACTCCCTCCGGCCTCCGGTCCCACTCCCGCCACTCTCGCAACCCCTCTCCCTCACCCAATTCACCCTCTCCCTCCTCCAATCCTCTACGGCCAAGCCCACCACGTCCGTCCTCATCGACGCCGCCTCCGGCCGCCATGTCTCCTACCAAACTTTCCTCAGCCAAATCCACTCCCTCACCCTCTCCCTCCAATCCCTCGCGCTCTCCAAAGGTCATGTGGCCTTCATTCTCTCCCCTACTTCCCTCCACGTCCCCGTCCTCTATTTCTCCCTCCTCGCCTTAGGCGTCGTTGTTTCTCCTGCTAATCCAATCGGGTCCGAGTCCGAGATCGCCCACCAGGTCCGGCTAACCCAACCCGCCATCGCCTTCGCCACGTCAGCAACCGCCAACAAGCTCGCCAAAGGGGATGATAAAATCCGCACCATAATCCTCCTCGACTCACCCGAATTCCTCTCCATGCTCGACCGGGACGGGTCATCCGTAACCCAATCTGACACCTCAGTTGAAGTCAACCAAACCGACCCGGCTGCGATTCTTTTCTCCTCCGGCACCACCGGCCGTGTCAAAGGCGTTATGTTGACTCACCGCAACTTCATAGCCCTCATAGCCGGGATACACGCCTTTCGGCGTGAACCTGACCCGACCCTACCCGACGGCCAAGCCGTGTTGCTGTTCACGCTGCCTCTGTTCCACGTGTTCGGGTTCTGCATGGTTGTTGGGGCGGTGGCTACGGGCGAGACCTTGGTTTTGATGGAGAGGTTCGAGTTCGAAGCTATGCTGAGGGCCGTGGAGAGGCACAAAATATCGTACATGCCGGTGTCGCCGCCGTTGATCGTGGCTCTGGCGAAGTCGGAGTTGGCTCAGAAGTACGATCTCAGCTCGCTTCGGTTTCTCGGCTGTGGCGGCGCGCCGCTGAGCAAGGAGGTTGTTGACAGATTTTGTGAGAGATTTCCCAGTATGGAAATTGGACAG GGATATGCTTTAACCGAGACCGGAGGAGGGGGTACGAGAATGATTGACTCAGAGGAATGTAGCCGTCGTGCTTCTGTGGGCCGCCTAGCCGAAAATATGGAAGCCAAGATTGCTGACCCTGAAACCGGAGAGGCTTTGCCTCCTGGCAAGAGTGGTGAGCTATGGCTGCGAGGTCCAACAATCATGAAAG GTTATGTTGGAGATGACAGGGCAACTGCTGAGATCTTGGATGAAGACGGGTGGTTGACGACCGGTGATCTTTGTTACTTTGATGACGAGGGTTTCCTCTACATTGTTGACAGGTTAAAGGAATTGATAAAGTACAAGGCATATCAG GTACCCCCAGCTGAGTTGGAACATATACTTCAGTCTCATCCCGACGTTGTGGATGCTGCTGTGATTCC TTATCCGGATGAAAACGCGGGGCAGATTCCCATGGCCTATGCGGTTAGAAAGCCCGGAAGCAATATCACTGAGGCTCAAGTTATGGATTTCGTTGCAAAACAA
- the LOC137712329 gene encoding cyanogenic beta-glucosidase-like: protein MLPYISAPQYSEKPMLQLRGNTMEDAIDAGREKGDSDGERGSVVVTAVVSASFDTIKESTSDLHLNQKKMEASPCSVISSVAICVMVLVAATASSASAQVEVNQSSIALTFELNITRDDFPSDFYIGVGTAATQTEGAAEEEGRGPSVWDHRAKMLPGSIPNSDKFPFAIDGYKRCKEDIKIIKDLGVNAYRFSISWTRILPQGSLSGGINQRGVDHYNSLINELKRNGIEPFVTIYHFDMPQALQVKYGGYLNRKFVQDFQDYSELCFKLFGDRVKHWFTINEPSSLAVYGYEIGIAPPGRCSLPEGQCGLGAPPPGTCIVPAGPCFGGNSSTEPYIAAHNLILAHAAVAKLYREKYQEEQKGEVGIVLAATYFAPSSKSQEDKAAAKRLFDFTLGWFMEPLVFGNYPRSMRDLVKERLPTFSAEEKSLLNGSLGNFVGINYYSSAGAKHRPAPPTEQLRYSFDSWAEATGKILYLP, encoded by the exons ATGTTACCATATATTTCTGCTCCACAATATTCGGAAAAACCGATGCTGCAACTCCGCGGAAACACGATGGAGGACGCAATTGATGCTGGCAGAGAAAAGGGAGATTCCGATGGAGAAAGGGGTAGTGTGGTTGTAACTGCTG TTGTCTCTGCTTCCTTTGACACTATAAAGGAGAGCACAAGTGACTTGCATTTGAACCAGAAGAAAATGGAAGCATCACCTTGTTCAGTCATTTCTTCCGTGGCCATATGTGTCATGGTTTTGGTAGCTGCTACTGCATCATCTGCCTCCGCTCAAG TTGAGGTGAATCAAAGCAGTATTGCACTCACTTTCGAACTAAACATCACCCGAGATGATTTTCCAAGTGATTTTTACATTGGTGTCGGCACAGCAGCTACACAG ACGGAAGGGGCAGccgaagaagaagggagaggaCCGAGTGTGTGGGATCACCGTGCCAAAATGCTCCCAG GTAGCATTCCGAACAGTGACAAATTCCCTTTTGCAATTGATGGATACAAAAGATGCAAG GAGGATATTAAGATCATCAAGGATCTCGGAGTAAATGCCTACAGATTCTCCATCTCGTGGACTAGGATTTTACCac AGGGGAGCTTAAGCGGCGGTATTAATCAACGGGGTGTGGATCACTATAACAGTCTAATCaatgaattaaaaagaaatG GCATCGAGCCTTTTGTCACGATCTATCACTTCGACATGCCACAAGCGCTGCAAGTAAAATATGGGGGCTATTTGAATCGCAAGTTCGT GCAAGACTTCCAAGACTACAGTGAGCTTTGCTTCAAGTTATTTGGAGACAGAGTCAAACACTGGTTCACCATTAATGAGCCGAGTTCTCTTGCAGTGTATGGCTATGAGATAGGGATTGCCCCACCAGGAAGGTGTTCCCTTCCAGAAGGACAATGCGGGTTGGGAGCTCCACCTCCAGGAACATGTATTGTGCCTGCCGGTCCCTGCTTTGGTGGTAACTCGTCAACGGAACCTTACATTGCCGCCCATAACCTTATCCTTGCTCACGCCGCAGTGGCAAAACTATATAGGGAGAAATACCAG GAAGAGCAAAAAGGAGAAGTTGGAATCGTCCTTGCTGCAACTTATTTTGCGCCATCTTCCAAATCACAGGAAGATAAAGCTGCAGCAAAGCGACTCTTTGATTTCACCCTAGGATG GTTTATGGAACCCTTGGTGTTCGGAAACTATCCACGAAGCATGAGAGATCTGGTGAAGGAAAGGTTGCCCACCTTTTCTGCAGAAGAGAAATCTCTACTCAACGGGAGTTTAGGTAATTTTGTTGGGATAAACTATTACTCATCAGCTGGTGCAAAACACAGGCCTGCTCCTCCCACAGAGCAGTTGCGGTATTCATTCGATTCATGGGCCGAAGCAACAGGTAAAATATTGTACTTGCCATAG
- the LOC137712330 gene encoding beta-glucosidase 32-like produces the protein MLSLDYVLVIAAIPNVSGVSHSNWPQGLQKLMNYVKNKYQRPQVYISENGRISYLCFRYTNTRNDSRLLHERLYDPHRASYIARHLYRLNKAMKNGANVKGYFYWALFDDVEWGLAFSLQYGLYYIDFGNNYKRYPKLSARWFRDFNKNY, from the exons ATGTTGTCTCTTGATTATGTTTTGGTTATTGCAGCGATCCCAAATGTTTCTGGTGTG TCCCATAGTAATTGGCCTCAAGGGCTGCAGAAGCTGATGAATTATGTGAAGAATAAATATCAAAGGCCACAGGTCTACATTTCTGAAAATGGTCGGATTTCTTACTTGTGCTTCA GATATACTAATACAAGGAATGACAGCCGTTTGCTTCATGAACGATTATACGACCCCCATCGAGCTTCCTACATTGCTCGGCATTTGTATCGGCTGAACAAGGCAATGAA GAATGGAGCGAACGTCAAAGGGTACTTTTACTGGGCTCTATTCGACGATGTTGAATGGGGTCTCGCGTTTTCGCTGCAATATGGACTTTACTATATTGATTTCGGCAACAACTACAAGCGCTACCCCAAGCTCTCAGCTAGGTGGTTCCGTGATTTCAACAAGAACTACTAG
- the LOC137712070 gene encoding 4-coumarate--CoA ligase-like 9 isoform X1 has translation MVKPSTMAEESAANLRRWIDPKSGYCSHTKTFHSLRPPVPLPPLSQPLSLTQFTLSLLQSSTAKPTTSVLIDAASGRHVSYQTFLSQIHSLTLSLQSLALSKGHVAFILSPTSLHVPVLYFSLLALGVVVSPANPIGSESEIAHQVRLTQPAIAFATSATANKLAKGDDKIRTIILLDSPEFLSMLDRDGSSVTQSDTSVEVNQTDPAAILFSSGTTGRVKGVMLTHRNFIALIAGIHAFRREPDPTLPDGQAVLLFTLPLFHVFGFCMVVGAVATGETLVLMERFEFEAMLRAVERHKISYMPVSPPLIVALAKSELAQKYDLSSLRFLGCGGAPLSKEVVDRFCERFPSMEIGQGYALTETGGGGTRMIDSEECSRRASVGRLAENMEAKIADPETGEALPPGKSGELWLRGPTIMKEIRGLCHCTSCTPPTPPLTMRAGYVGDDRATAEILDEDGWLTTGDLCYFDDEGFLYIVDRLKELIKYKAYQVPPAELEHILQSHPDVVDAAVIPYPDENAGQIPMAYAVRKPGSNITEAQVMDFVAKQVAPYKKIRRVAFINFIPKSPSGKILRRELVTHALSTGSSKL, from the exons ATGGTGAAACCTTCAACAATGGCGGAGGAATCAGCAGCAAATCTCAGACGTTGGATCGACCCGAAGAGCGGCTACTGCTCACATACCAAGACATTCCACTCCCTCCGGCCTCCGGTCCCACTCCCGCCACTCTCGCAACCCCTCTCCCTCACCCAATTCACCCTCTCCCTCCTCCAATCCTCTACGGCCAAGCCCACCACGTCCGTCCTCATCGACGCCGCCTCCGGCCGCCATGTCTCCTACCAAACTTTCCTCAGCCAAATCCACTCCCTCACCCTCTCCCTCCAATCCCTCGCGCTCTCCAAAGGTCATGTGGCCTTCATTCTCTCCCCTACTTCCCTCCACGTCCCCGTCCTCTATTTCTCCCTCCTCGCCTTAGGCGTCGTTGTTTCTCCTGCTAATCCAATCGGGTCCGAGTCCGAGATCGCCCACCAGGTCCGGCTAACCCAACCCGCCATCGCCTTCGCCACGTCAGCAACCGCCAACAAGCTCGCCAAAGGGGATGATAAAATCCGCACCATAATCCTCCTCGACTCACCCGAATTCCTCTCCATGCTCGACCGGGACGGGTCATCCGTAACCCAATCTGACACCTCAGTTGAAGTCAACCAAACCGACCCGGCTGCGATTCTTTTCTCCTCCGGCACCACCGGCCGTGTCAAAGGCGTTATGTTGACTCACCGCAACTTCATAGCCCTCATAGCCGGGATACACGCCTTTCGGCGTGAACCTGACCCGACCCTACCCGACGGCCAAGCCGTGTTGCTGTTCACGCTGCCTCTGTTCCACGTGTTCGGGTTCTGCATGGTTGTTGGGGCGGTGGCTACGGGCGAGACCTTGGTTTTGATGGAGAGGTTCGAGTTCGAAGCTATGCTGAGGGCCGTGGAGAGGCACAAAATATCGTACATGCCGGTGTCGCCGCCGTTGATCGTGGCTCTGGCGAAGTCGGAGTTGGCTCAGAAGTACGATCTCAGCTCGCTTCGGTTTCTCGGCTGTGGCGGCGCGCCGCTGAGCAAGGAGGTTGTTGACAGATTTTGTGAGAGATTTCCCAGTATGGAAATTGGACAG GGATATGCTTTAACCGAGACCGGAGGAGGGGGTACGAGAATGATTGACTCAGAGGAATGTAGCCGTCGTGCTTCTGTGGGCCGCCTAGCCGAAAATATGGAAGCCAAGATTGCTGACCCTGAAACCGGAGAGGCTTTGCCTCCTGGCAAGAGTGGTGAGCTATGGCTGCGAGGTCCAACAATCATGAAAG AAATTCGAGGCCTGTGCCATTGCACCTCTTGCACACCCCCAACGCCCCCTCTGACTATGCGTGCAGGTTATGTTGGAGATGACAGGGCAACTGCTGAGATCTTGGATGAAGACGGGTGGTTGACGACCGGTGATCTTTGTTACTTTGATGACGAGGGTTTCCTCTACATTGTTGACAGGTTAAAGGAATTGATAAAGTACAAGGCATATCAG GTACCCCCAGCTGAGTTGGAACATATACTTCAGTCTCATCCCGACGTTGTGGATGCTGCTGTGATTCC TTATCCGGATGAAAACGCGGGGCAGATTCCCATGGCCTATGCGGTTAGAAAGCCCGGAAGCAATATCACTGAGGCTCAAGTTATGGATTTCGTTGCAAAACAA